CGCCGCCGTGGAGTACCTGCAGCGGCTGGGGATGGACCAGGTGCAGGCGCACGAGGAGGCGCTCACCGAGTACGCCCTGGCGCAGCTGCGGGCCGTCCCCGGGGTCACCGTGATCGGCCCGCCGGACACCGTGGCCCGCGGCGGCGCGATCAGCTTCACCGTCGAGGGGATCCACCCGCACGACGTCGGCCAGGTCCTCGACGACCTGGGCATCGCCGTCCGGGTCGGGCACCACTGCGCCTGGCCGGTGGTGCGCCGCTACGGCGTCCCGGCCACCACCCGGGCCACGTTCTACGTGCACACCGGCTACGACGACGTCGACGCGCTCGTCGAGGGCGTGCGGGAAGCCCAGCGGTTCTTCGGTGTTGCACCCTCTGAGGACGAGGGAGCAACGAGCTGATGCAGCTGCAGTCGATGTACCAGGACATCATCCTGGACCACTACCGGAACCCCCACGGGCGCGGTCTGCGCGACCCGTTCGAGGCCGAGGTGCACCACGTCAACCCGACGTGCGGCGACGAGGTCACCCTGCGGGTGCACCTGGACGGCGACACCATCGCCGACGTCTCCTACGAGGGCATGGGCTGCTCGATCAGCCAGGCGTCGGTCTCGGCGATGTACGACCTGGTGATCGGGAAGAGCGTGCCCGAGGCGATGCACACCGGCGATCAGTTCATGACGCTGATGCAGAGCAAGGGCGACACGGCCGTGGCCGAGGAGCTGGAGGACGACCTGGAGGACGCCGTGGCGTTCGCCGGCGTCTCGAAGTACCCGGCACGGGTCAAGTGCGCACTGATGAGCTGGATGGCGCTGAAGGACGCGAGCGCCCGCGCGCTCGCGGTCCCGACCGGAGGAGCAGACGCATGACCGAGAACACCACGGACACCCCCACCACGGACGCAGTGGCCCCCGACGCAGGCCTCTACGGCGGCAAGTCCGCGCTGATCGAGGACATCGAGGAGGCCATGCGCGACGTCGTCGACCCCGAGCTGGGCGTCAACGTCGTCGACCTCGGGCTCGTCTACGGGCTGGACGTCGACACCGACGCCAACGTCGCGATCATCGACATGACGCTGACGTCGGCGGCCTGCCCGCTGACCGACGTGATCGAGGACCAGGCCCGCCAGGCCCTCACCGGCGGCCCCGGGCCCGGCCTGGTCGGCGACATCCGGATCAACTGGGTCTGGATGCCGCCGTGGGGCCCGGACAAGATCACCGACGACGGCCGCGAGCAGCTCCGCGCCCTGGGCTTCCGGGTCTAGTGGAGGCACCCCTCCCTCCGCTCGCGCGGGGCGAGGGCCTCGACGAGCTGTTCACCCGGCTGGCTGCGGGGGAGACCCCGCCGGCTGATGCCAGCGTCACGACCGTGCCGGCACCCCTGCTCCTCGACGGGCAGCGGGTGCCGGCACTCGTCGTGGGTGGGACCGGGTGGCACGTGGTGGCCGCCGACGTCGACCCGGGCTGGGTCGCCGGGCAGGTCGCCCGCGAGCCGATCGAGGCGCCGCTGGGCGCGCGCTTCCTCACGGCCCTCGCCGAGGAGGTCGGTGCCGAACCCGGCGTCCTGGACGCCCTGCTGATCGCGCCGCCTGCGCCGACGGCCCCCGGGCCCGAGCTGGTCGAGGTGGCACCGGGGGAGCACCCCCGGGTCCGGCGCGCGCTACGGCACCGCACCGGGGTACGGGTCTGGACGACGCCCGACGGAGCCGGCCTGCTGGTCCTCGGCCGAGGGGTCGCCGGCCGGTGGGAGGCCGGCACCGAGGTCCGCCCGGATGCCCGTGGCCGCGGGCTGGGCACCGCCCTGGCCGCGGCTGCTCCGGCGCTGGTCCCGGGCGTGGCGTCGCTGTGGGCGCAGGTCGCCCCGGCCAACACCGCCTCGCTGCGGTCCTTCCTGGCCGCCGGCTGGCGCCCGGTCGGCGCCGAGGTGCTGTTCGGCTCCTGACCCGCGCCGCGGTGACGCGGTCGGAGTCGATGCAGTGGCTGTAGCCAGCGCGCGTCAGCGCAGGTCGGCGACGCGCGCGAGGGCCGCCCGCGCGCGGGCCCGCCGCTCCTCGTAGACCGCACCGGCCGCGAGCAGCACCGCACCGGCGGCCCCGACCACCAGCAGACCGGTGACGGGCAGGTAGGCCACGACCCGGCCGAGAGCGACCGCGGTCAGCGAGGCCGCGCCCACGACGAGCGGCGCCTGCACCTGCCAGCGGCTGCCGGCGATCGCGGTCAGCGTCGCGGCGAGGACCACCAGCACCAGTCGCAGCAGGTCCGGTTCCACGACCGCCAGCCAGACCGACGGGACGAAGGCGACCACCAGGCCCGGGCCCCAGGCCGGCCAAGAGGCGCCGGTGGCCAGTCGCCGTCCTGAGTACAGCCACAGCACCGAGGCGGCCGGCAGCGTGTAGGCCTCCGGCACGCCGGTCCCGGCGTCCCCGGCGGCGAGCCAGGCCGCCAGGACGAGCGCGACGCACCCACCGGCCCGGGTCCGCGCCCGGTCGGTGACCGTGCCGGCGGCGAGGAAGCCCGCACCGACGACGGCCAGCCCGAGGCCCAGCCCGAACAGGTGCCCGGTGCGGGCGAGCTCCACCGACCCGGCGACGGCCACGACGGCGGCCGCCCAGGTCAGCGGCAGCTCCGCGGGCTGCCGGCGGAGCACGGTCGCGCCGCCGAGGGCGAGCAGGCACAGCGGCACGAGCAGCGCACCAGCCGGCGCGGGGGAGAGGTTGCCGTCGGCCTCGGTCAGCAGCACGGCGGCGGCCGGGCACCCCACCGCGACCGGCAGCGCCCACCGGCGTCCGGTCGGTCGCCGGACGGCGACCAGCACCGCCGGCACCGCCGCGCCGGCGACGACCGTGGCGAGGGCCGACCAGTGCCCCGACCCGAGCAGCTGGACGACGGCGAGCCCGGTCAGCACCGCGGCGGCGGCGAGCCCCGCCGGCCGGGGCAGGGCGGCCGGGCCCGGGGCCGCCCGGGCACCGACCACCGCCGCAAGGGCGACGCCCAGGTGTCCGCTGGTGACCACCCCGGCGAGCCCGGCAGCCTGGAGCAGACCCGCCACGGCGGACCCGGCCGCCAGCCCGGCGAGCACGGGCGCCGCGTTCGGACGGCCCAGCAGCGGCCGCAGCTCCGGTCGGCGGCCGAGCCCGAGCAGCGCCCCGGCCGCCAGCAGCATCAGCGTGGCGGGCGCCAGGGCGGCCGCGACCGACTCCGACGTCCAGACGTGCAGCGAGCCCTCGACCACCCCGGTCGCCCACCAGGCGGCGGCGGTGACCAGGGTGACCACCGCGACGTCCCGGCGCGCGGCCAGCGTGATCGCGAGCCCGGCGACGGCGGTGGCCAACACGACGCTGGCGTGCGGGGCGAGCGACAGCCCGGAGCCGGTCAGCGCGCTCAGCACCGCCACCTGCCCGGCCCCCCAGGCGGCGATCGGCCAGGTCCGCGTCGTCCTGGCGAGCAGGCCCAGGACGGCGAAGACCGCGGCGAGCAGCGAGAGGAGCACCGCGGTGGGCCCGCCGGGGCCGTCCCCGGCCGACCAGGCGGCCACCGCGGCGAGCACCACGGCAGCGCAGGCGAGCGCCTCCTCGCTGCTGCGCAGACCGCGCGCACCGGCGCGGAACGAGCCGAGCGTCGCGGCGACGGTCAGCAGGGTGACCACGAGGAGCCCGGGCACCGACCCGGCGTCGGTCAGCGAGGCGGCGCCGGCGGCGACCACGGCGACCACACCGGCGCCGAGCAGCACCTGCTGGGGTGCGACGTCACCGGCGAGGTCGTCGCCGACGCCACCTGGGTGGTCGCCGTCGAGGTCGCCGGCGGCGTCACTGGTGCGGTCGCCGACGAGGCCGCCGCCGTCATGGGTGCGGTCTCCGCCGAGGTCGAGGGAGCCGTCACTGGTGCCGTCGCCGCCAACACGGTCATCCGCGGCGGCACCGGGGCTGGCGTGCGCCGGCGCTGTGGTCGGCGAGGGGCGGTCCAGCGGCGGCGGGTAGACCACCTCGGGGTCGCTCGGCACCGCCCACCTCCGCTGTCCGGACCACTGCGACGCCACGGCCGTGCCCTGCGTACCCGAGGTGATGTGGAGGTCACCCGGGAAAGGGGTCGGAAGACCGGCGCCGAGCGCCTACCATGGCATCAGTGATCACGACGACCGGCCTCGAGCTGCGTGCCGGCGCCCGGATCCTCATCAGCGACGCCGATCTGCGGGTCCAGCCCGGTGACCGTATCGGGCTGGTCGGGCGCAACGGTGCTGGCAAGACCACCACTCTCACCACCCTCGCCGGCGAACGCGTGCCGCACGCCGGCAAGGTCGAGGTGACCGGCGAGCTCGGCTACCTCCCGCAGGACCCGCGCAGCGGCGACCTCGACATCACCGCCAGCGACCGGGTGCTCTCCGGCCGCGGGCTCGACGTCCTCAAGGCGAAGCTGACCAAGGCCCAGGTCGCCATGGCCGAGCCCGCCGACGACGCCGAGATGGACCGCGCTGTGCGGCAGTACGGCCGGCTGGAGGACCAGTTCGCCGCCCTCGGCGGGTATGCCGCGGAGAGCGACGCCGCGCGGATCTGCACCAACCTCGGCCTGCCCGACCGGGTGCTGCAGCAGCCGCTGCGCACCCTCTCCGGCGGTCAGCGCCGCCGCGTGGAGCTGGCCCGGATCCTGTTCTCCGACGCCGACACGCTGCTGCTCGACGAGCCCACCAACCACCTGGACGCCGACTCGATCGTGTGGCTCAAGGGGTTCCTGGCCAGCCACCGCGCCGGGCTGATCGTGATCAGCCACGACGTCGAGCTGCTGGAGGCCGTGGTCAACAAGGTCTGGCACCTGGACGCCAACCGGGCCACCGTCGACGTCTACAACCTCGGCTGGAAGCGGTACCTGGACGCCCGGGAGACCGACGAGCGCCGCCGCCGCTCCGAGCGGGCCAACGCCGAGAAGAAGATCGACGCGCTGACCGCCCAGGCGGACAAGATGCGCGCCAAGGCCACCAAGGCCAAGGCCGCGCAGAGCATGGACAAGCGCGCCCAGCGGCTGGCCGCCGGCCTGGCCGACGTCCGGGTGCAGGACAAGGTCGCCAAGCTGCGCTTCCCGACCCCGGCACCGTGCGGCCGCACCCCGCTCACCGCGGAGGGCCTGTCCAAGAGCTACGGCTCGCTGGAGATCTTCACCGGCGTCGACCTGGCCATCGACAAGGGCGCCCGGGTCGTCGTCCTCGGGTTCAACGGCGCGGGCAAGACCACCCTGCTGCGGATGCTGGCCGGCACCGAGACCCCGGACACCGGCGAGGTGAAGCCCGGTCACGGGCTGCGGGTGGGCTACTACGCCCAGGAGCACGAGACGCTGGACATGGACCGCACGCTGCTGGAGAACATGCGGTCGTCGGCGCCGGGCTCCACCGACACCGAGTTGCGCAAGATCCTGGGCGCCTTCCTCTTCTCCGGGGAGAACGTCGACCAGCGCACCGGCACGCTCTCCGGCGGCGAGCGCACCCGGCTGGCCATGGCCACGCTGGTCATCTCCGGGGCGAACGTGCTGCTGCTGGACGAGCCGACCAACAACCTCGACCCGGCCAGCCGCGAGCAGGTGCTCGAGGCGCTGCGCACCTACCAGGGCGCCATCGTGCTCGTCACCCACGACGAGGGCGCGGTCACTGCGCTGGACCCGGACAAGGTGATCATCCTGCCCGACGGCACCGAGGACACCTGGAGCGCCGACTTCGCCGACCTGGTCTCGCTCGCGTAACGACCGGATCCGGTCGTCCCCGGCCTGACCTGCGGGTCCGGCTGTGCGCGGTCTTGTTGCGGTGGCCGAGCCCCCGCGCCTGGGTGATCATGGCCAGTGGGACGCCGAGGTCACCGGGACATCGGCGCCGGGGGATCAGCGGGATGTCGTCGGCACGAGTCGGCAGCACCCCTGACACGGAGGGGAGTCATGGCCGACTCGAGCACTGCGGACCTGAGCAAGGGCAAGAGGATCACCGGGGACGACCGGACGTCGCTGGCCGGCGAGCTCCGGGAGCGGTACGACAGCGGCGAGAGCATCCGCTCGCTGGCGACCTCGACCAACCGCTCCTACGGCTTCGTGCACCGTCTGCTGTCGGAGTCGGGCGCCACCCTGCGGGGGCGGGGCGGGGCGAACCGGAACGCCAAGAAGTCTGCGTGAGCGAGCAGCCCGACGGCTGGGTGAGGACGGCGCGCGACGGTGCCGTCCTCACCGTGACCCTCGATCGGGCCGATCAGCTCAACGCGCAGACCCCGGCCACCTGGGCCGCGCTGCGCGCGGTGGGTGAGTCGCTGGACGACGACGTGCGCGTGGTCGTCGTCCGCGGTGCGGGCCGGGCGTTCTCCGCCGGCCTGGACCGCACCCTCTTCAGCAGCGACCCCGGCGTGCCCGGCGGGCTGGCCGAGCTGGGCTCCCTGCCCACCGAGGCGGCCCAGGAGCGCATCCGGGGGTACCAGGCGGCGTTCCGCTGGCTGCGCTCGCCCGGCGTCGTCTCGGTGGCCGCGGTGCAGGGGCACGCGATCGGCGCAGGCGCCCAGCTGGCCCTCGCCTGCGACCTGCGGGTGGTCACCGAGGACGCCCAGCTGCGCCTGCCCGAGACCGGCCTCGGGCTGGTGCCCGACCTGACCGGCACCAGCACGCTGGTGGAGCTGGTCGGCTACAGCCGAGCCGTGGAGATCTGCCTGACCGGCCGGGCGGTGGGCGCGGCCGAGGCCGTGGCCACCGGGCTGGCGAACCTCGCCGTCCCGACCGCCGAGCTGGACGGGGCGGTCGCCGACCTGACCGCGGCCCTCCTCGGACCGGACGCCGACGCCGCCCGGGAGACGCTGGCGCTGGTGCGCTCGGCCGTCCGCAACGGCCCCGAGGAGCAGGACGCCGCCGAGCGCGCTGCCCAGGTGCGGCGGCTGCGCCGGCTGGCCGGGCAGGACTGACCGCGCGGAACAGGACGACCGCAGTCGCTGTTCGGCTCGGTGGTCAACCGGATCCAGCAGCAGGGGGCGCGTCGTGAGCTCACCGATGACGTCCATGGCCGCGATGCGGTCGTTCAGCACCGACCGGTCGGTGACGTCCCGCGGCGTCCCCAAGGGGACGGTGCGCCGGATCCTGGGCATCGCCGGGCCCTACCGGCGGGAGCTGATCGGCTTCCTGGCGCTGGTGGTCTTCTCCGCGGTGATCGGGGTGGTCACCCCGCTGCTCGCCGGCGACATCGTCAACCGGATCGCCAACCTGACCGGCACCGCCGGCGACGTCGTCCGGATCGCGCTGTTCATCGCCGGGCTCGCCGTGCTCGACGCTGCCAGCTCGCTGGTCCAGCGCTGGTACTCCGCCCGGATCGGTGAGGGCGTCATCTACGACCTGCGCACCCGGGTCTTCGAGCACGTCCAGCGGATGCCGGTCGCCTTCTTCACCCGCACCCAGACCGGCGCGTTGGTGAGCCGGCTGAACAACGACGTCATCGGTGCGCAGCGGGCTTTCACCTCCACGCTGTCCGGCGTCGTCTCCAACGTGATCGCCCTGGTGCTCACCGCCGGGGTCATGCTCACCCTGTCCTGGCAGATCACCCTGCTGTCGATCGTGATGGTGCCGCTGTTCGTGGTGCCCGCCCAGCGGATCGGCCGCAAGCTGCAGACGATCACCCGGGAGTCCTACGGGCTCAACGCGTCGATGAACGCCACGATGACCGAGCGGTTCAACGTGGCCGGTGCGCTGCTGGTCAAGCTGTTCGGCCGCCCGGAGGTCGAGGCGGAGTCCTTCCGCGGCCGGGCGTCCCGGGTGCGCGACATCGGCGTCCTGTCGGCGATGTACGGCCGCACCTTCTTCACCGCCCTCACCCTGGTCGCCGCCCTGGCCACCGCCCTGGTCTACGGGCTCGGTGGCTGGCTGGCGTTCACCGGATCGCTGTCGGCCGGTGACGTCGTCGCCCTGGCCCTGCTGCTGGCCCGGCTCTACGGACCGCTGACCGCGCTGGCCAACGTCCGGGTCGACGTGATGAGCGCGCTGGTCAGCTTCGACCGCGTCTTCGAGGTGCTCGACCTGGCGCCGATGATCGCCGAGGCCCCCGACGCCGTGCCGGTCCCCGACGCGGACCGGTCGCTGGAGTTCGAGTCGGTCTCCTTCCGCTACCCGTCCGCCGCCGAGGTCTCGCTGGCGTCGCTGGAGGACGTCGCCGTCCCCGAGCACGGGCTCCCGGCCGAGGTGCTGCACGACGTCTCCTTCCGGGCCGAGCCGGGCCAGCTGGTCGCCTTGGTCGGCAGCTCCGGTGCCGGGAAGTCGACGATCGCCGCGCTGGTCTCCCGGCTCTACGACGTCACCGAGGGCGTGGTGCGGGTCGGCGGGATCGACGTCCGGCAGGCGACCACCGCCTCGCTGCGCGACGCGATCGGCGTGGTCAGCCAGGACGCCCACCTGTTCCACGACACCATCCGGGCCAACCTGCGCTACGCCAAGCCGGACGCCACCGAGGAGGAGCTGTGGTCCGCGCTCACCGGGGCCCGGATCGCCGCGCTGGTGCACTCGCTGCCCGACGGGCTGGACACCGTGGTCGGGGACCGTGGGCACCGGATGTCCGGCGGGGAGAAGCAGCGGCTGGCGATCGCCCGGGTGCTGCTGAAGGCACCGGGCGTCGTGATCCTCGACGAGGCGACCGCCCACCTGGACAGCGAGTCCGAGGTGGCCGTGCAGCACGCGCTGGACGCGGCGCTGGCCGGGCGCACCTCGCTGGTGATCGCGCACCGGCTGTCCACCATCCGCGGCGCCGACCAGATCCTGGTCGTCGAGGCCGGCCGGATCGTCGAGCGGGGCACCCACGACGAGCTGCTCGCCGCCGGCGGCCACTACGCGGAGCTCTACCGCACCCAGTTCGCCCCGGCCGGAGACGACCGGGCCGTCCAGGTGGGGTGAGCGGTACGTCAGGACGCGGGCACGGAGAGTAAGAGCCGTGCCGGAGGGTGTCGGCGGGGACTGCAGGCATCACGCGCTCCATGGCACGTTCCCACCGACACCGCCGTCACCTGATCCGCCACCGTGCACCGCCACCGTGGGAGGCCCACCGTGACCATCCAGCCCCCGCCCTCCGTCGCGTCCGGCCGGCCGTGTCCGGTCACCGAGCCGCCGGCCGGTGAGGCCGCGTCCCTGGAGCTCTTCGTCGGGGACGCCGAGTTCACCGTCGACAGCGGCGGGCCGCTGCTGGTCCGCGGCCACGGGGTGTCGCTCGGCGAGCGGGTCCGCTTCCACGAGAAGGACGAGATCGGCGGCAAGGACGTCCGGGTCTGGCACATCTCGCAGCGGGACGGCGGGTTCGTGGCCGAGCCCCTCGCGGCCTTCTGAGCCACCTGCAGCCGCTCGGGAGCCGCGCCGGACGGCACGGGGTCGGCTGCCGTCTGGGCGGGCACACTACGGTCACTCCTGACCCACTCGTACCACCCGCAGGAGCACTCCCTTGAGCGCAGGTCATCCGCAGGACACCCAGATCCGGGCGCTGTACGCGCGGTACCTGGCGGGATGGAACCAGCGCAGCGGCGTGACGGTCTCGTCGGTGTTCGCCGACGACGGTGAGCTCATCGACCTCGACGGCACCCTGCGCAGCGGCCGGCTGAGCATCGCCGCCGACATGCGCCGGATGTTCACCGAGCACGCCACCCCCACCTTCGTCGGTGTCGTGCGCTCGGTGCGCCGGCTGACCGACCGGGTGGTCGTGCTGCACGCGGTGGCCGGCATGGTCCCGGCCGGCGCCGACGCCGTCGACCCGTCCCGGCACACCGTCCACGCGCTCACCGCCGTGGAGGAGGAGGGCCGGTGGAAGATCGCCCTCCTGCAGAGCACCCCGGCCCGCTACGGCGGCCGGGCCGACGCGCTGACCGCGCTGACCGCGGAACTGGAGGCGGCGCGGCAGGAGGCCGCGCGGTGAGCGTGCTGACCGCGGCCGCGGAGCTGCTCGGCCGCACCGGGGACGTCGTCCTGCTCGACGTCCGCTGGGCGCTCGGCAGGTCCGACGGCCGCGACCGGTACCTGGCCGGCCACCTGCCGGGTGCGGTGTACGTCGACCTGCCCACCGAGCTGGCCGAGGGCGCCTCGCCGACGGCCGGCCGCCACCCGCTCCCGTCGGTACAGGCACTGCAGTCAGCGGCCCGCCGGTGGGGGATCTCCACCGGCTCCCGTGTCGTCGTCTACGACGCCACGGGTGGCCTGGCGGCGGCCCGGGCCTGGTGGTTGCTGCGCTGGGGCGGCCTTCCCGACGTCACGGTCCTCGACGGTGGGCTGGACGCCTGGACCGCGGCCGGGGGCGAACTGGTGGAGGGTGACGTCGTCCCCCAGCCCGGCGACGTGGTGCTGACCGGCGGCGGGATGCCCGTGCTCACCGCGGACGAGGCGGCTGCACTGCCCACGGCCGGTGGGGTGCTGCTCGACGCCCGGGCCGGCGAGCGCTACCGCGGTGAGGTGGAACCGGTCGACCCACGGGCGGGCCACGTGCCCGGCGCGGTCAGCGCACCCACCACGGAGAACCTGGATCGCAGCGGGCGCTTCGCTACAGCCGCTGTACTCACCGAGCGGTTCGCCGCCCTCGGCGTCCGGCCGGAGACGGCGGTGGGCGTCTACTGCGGCTCGGGTGTGACCGCCGCCCACGAGGTGGCTGCGCTCGCCGAGGCCGGCATCGAGGCGGCTCTGTGGCCCGGCTCCTGGTCGGAGTGGTCGAACGACCCCGACCGCCCGGTGGCCACCGGACCGTGAGGGCCGCGGTCGGGACGTCGTCCGAGTGGTGCACCCGGACCTCGGAGCGGTGACGACCAGGTGTTCCGGGTCACACGAGGGTCCGCTGACGGAGCACGACCGCGGGAGGCCACGCGCCGATAGCCTGCGCCGGTGATCATGCTCGCTGCCGTCGTGGGTGTCGTGCTGCTCGGCTGCCTCGCCGTCTTCCAGGTGTCGTTGATCGCCGGCGCGCCGCTGGGCCGGTTCGCCTGGGGCGGTCAGCACGTCGTCCTGCCGCGTGGGCTGCGGATCGGCAGCGCCGTGTCGATCGTGCTCTACGGGGTCTTCGCCGCACTGCTCCTGCAGGTGGCCGGCGCGCTGGACGTCCTCCCGCGCGGGGTGGCCGACGTGGCCATCTGGGTGCTGACCGGTTACTTCACGCTCGGGGTGCTGATGAACGCCGCCTCACGCAGCCGCCGCGAGTGCCTGGTCATGACGCCGGTCGCGCTGGTGCTCGCACTCGTCTGCCTGGTCCTGGCCCTGCAGTGAGGCGGACCCCGGCGCCTACTGCGCCGGGGTGAGGGCTGCGTCGTAGCGGTCGAGCAGGACGGCGGCGATCCGCTCGTCGGGCAGCAATGGTGCCGTGACGCAATCGGCGCCGGCGCCCTGGAGCTTGTCGTGGAAGTGCCCGGGCGCGAGCAGGTAGGCGGCGACGACGACCCGCTGGGCGCCGGCCGCGCGGGCGGCGGCGACGGCGTCGGGCACCGGGGGCTGGGCGGCCGACCCGTAGCCGGTGGTGACCGGGCCGGCCCAGTCCCGCTGGAGGAGCGCCGCGGTGTCCTCGACGTCCTGCACCGACCGCGGGTCGCTGGACCCGGCGGCGGCCAGCACGATCGCGGTGGCCTGGTCGTCGCGGTCGGCGCCGGCGGCGAGCAGCCGGTCGGTGAGCACGCCCACCAGCCGGCCATCGGGACCCAGCGGCCGCGCGGCCACCGCCGACGGGTGGTCGGCGACGGCCCCGGCGATGTCGACGTGCACGTGGAACCCGCCGGACAGCAGCAGCGGGACGACGACGGCGGGGGTCGCCGACTCGCCCAGCCCGCGGACGACGTCGACCACGGTGGGCGGCTGCACGTCGACGAAGGCAGCGGTGGTGGTGAGCCCCGGCCGCAGCGCGCGGGCGGCCAGTGCGAGCTGACCGATCAGCCGCCGTCCGGTGGGGTTCCGGGTGCCGTGGGCGCAGGCGACCAGCACCGGCTGCGAGTGGTCGTTCATGGCTGCCTCCTGGGCATCGGGACCGCGGTCGGCGACCAGTCGTGGCGCGGCAGCGTCACAGGGCGCGGGTGATGCCGCCGTCGACGGTCAGCATGGTGCCGGTGACGTAGGAGGCAGCGGGGGAGAGGGCGAAGGCGGCGACCGCGCCGAACTCCTCGGGGCGGCCGACCCGGCGCAGCGGGATGGCGGCCTCGGTGCGGGCCCGGGCGCCGGCCGGGTCGCCGGAGGCCGCCTCGACCTCGGTGACCCGGTCGGTGGCGATGGTGCCGGGCAGCAGGCCGAACACCCGGACGCCGCGCGGTCCGAGCTCGTCGGCCAGCGCCTTGGTGGTCATCGCCAGCCCGGGCCGCAGGCCGTTGGAGACGGCCAGGTGCCCGATCGGCTGGCGCACCGAGGTGGAGAGGACCAGCCCGATCGCGGCGTCGGGGGACAGGTGCGGGACGAGTGCCCGGATCAGCCGCAGCGGCCCGAGCAGCACGCTCTCCACACCGGCCCGCCAGGCGTCCTCACCGACCTCGAGCACGCTGCCCGGGGTCGGGCCGCCGACGGAGATCAGCGCGCCGTCGACCCGGCCGAGCCGGTCGACCGCCGCGCCGACCAGCTCCTCGGCGGCGGAGGGGTCGGCCAGGTCGGCGGCGAGCCCGGACGCTGCCGGCGCCCCGCCGAGCGAGGCGACGGCGGCGTCGACGGACTCCGGGGACCGGGAGCTGAGCAGCACCCGGGCCCCGTCCGCGACGAGGGCCTGGGCGGTCGCGAACCCCAGCCCCCGGCTCGCACCGGTGAGCAGGAGTCCGCGACCACCCAGGCCCAGGTCCATCAGGCGGTGGCGGAACCGCGGAGGGACCGCAGCACGTACTGCATGATCCCGCCGTTGCGGTAGTAGTTCGCCTCACCAGGGGTGTCGATGCGGACGCGGGCGTCGAACTCGACGTCCCCGGCCGTCACCTTCACCGTCCGCGGGATCGAGCCGTCGTTCAGCTCGGTGATCCCGGTGATGGTGAACTCCTCGTCCCCGGTCAGGCCGAGGGACTCGCGGTCCTGGCCCTCGGGGAACTGGAGCGGCAGCACGCCCATGCCGATCAGGTTCGACCGGTGGATGCGCTCGTAGCTCTCGGCGATGACCGCCTTGACGCCCAGCAGCGCCGTCCCCTTGGCCGCCCAGTCGCGGGAGGACCCGGAGCCGTACTCCTTGCCGGCCAGCACGACCAGCGGGATGCCCTGCGCCTGGTAGGCCTGGGAGGCGTCGTAGATCGACGTCGTCTCGCCGGTCAGGTGGTCCTTGGTGACGCCGCCTTCGGTGCCCGGCACCAGCTGGTTGCGCAGCCGGATGTTGGCGAACGTGCCGCGGATCATCACCTCGTGGTTGCCGCGGCGGGACCCGTAGGAGTTGAAGTCGCGGCGCTCGATGCCGTGCTCCTGCAGGTACTTGCCGGCGGGGGAGTCGGCCTTGATCGAACCGGCCGGCGAGATGTGGTCGGTGGTCACCGAGTCGCCCAGCACGGCGAGCGTGCGGGCGCCGGTGATGTCCTGCACCGGGGTCGGCTCGGCCGGCATGCCGTCGAAGTACGGGGGCTTGCGGACGTAGGTGCTCTCCGCGTCCCAGGCGAAGGTGTCACCGGTGGGCGTGGGCAGGTTCTGCCACTGCTCGGTGCCGGCGAACACGTCCTGGTAGCTGTCGCCGAACTGCTCGGCCGAGACCGCCTCGTCGATGACCCGCTGCACCTCGTGCGGCGAGGGCCAGATGTCGCGCAGGTAGACGTCCTGCCCGTCGCTGCCCTT
The Modestobacter marinus DNA segment above includes these coding regions:
- a CDS encoding enoyl-CoA hydratase/isomerase family protein, with the translated sequence MSEQPDGWVRTARDGAVLTVTLDRADQLNAQTPATWAALRAVGESLDDDVRVVVVRGAGRAFSAGLDRTLFSSDPGVPGGLAELGSLPTEAAQERIRGYQAAFRWLRSPGVVSVAAVQGHAIGAGAQLALACDLRVVTEDAQLRLPETGLGLVPDLTGTSTLVELVGYSRAVEICLTGRAVGAAEAVATGLANLAVPTAELDGAVADLTAALLGPDADAARETLALVRSAVRNGPEEQDAAERAAQVRRLRRLAGQD
- a CDS encoding ABC transporter ATP-binding protein produces the protein MSSPMTSMAAMRSFSTDRSVTSRGVPKGTVRRILGIAGPYRRELIGFLALVVFSAVIGVVTPLLAGDIVNRIANLTGTAGDVVRIALFIAGLAVLDAASSLVQRWYSARIGEGVIYDLRTRVFEHVQRMPVAFFTRTQTGALVSRLNNDVIGAQRAFTSTLSGVVSNVIALVLTAGVMLTLSWQITLLSIVMVPLFVVPAQRIGRKLQTITRESYGLNASMNATMTERFNVAGALLVKLFGRPEVEAESFRGRASRVRDIGVLSAMYGRTFFTALTLVAALATALVYGLGGWLAFTGSLSAGDVVALALLLARLYGPLTALANVRVDVMSALVSFDRVFEVLDLAPMIAEAPDAVPVPDADRSLEFESVSFRYPSAAEVSLASLEDVAVPEHGLPAEVLHDVSFRAEPGQLVALVGSSGAGKSTIAALVSRLYDVTEGVVRVGGIDVRQATTASLRDAIGVVSQDAHLFHDTIRANLRYAKPDATEEELWSALTGARIAALVHSLPDGLDTVVGDRGHRMSGGEKQRLAIARVLLKAPGVVILDEATAHLDSESEVAVQHALDAALAGRTSLVIAHRLSTIRGADQILVVEAGRIVERGTHDELLAAGGHYAELYRTQFAPAGDDRAVQVG
- a CDS encoding SgcJ/EcaC family oxidoreductase; the protein is MSAGHPQDTQIRALYARYLAGWNQRSGVTVSSVFADDGELIDLDGTLRSGRLSIAADMRRMFTEHATPTFVGVVRSVRRLTDRVVVLHAVAGMVPAGADAVDPSRHTVHALTAVEEEGRWKIALLQSTPARYGGRADALTALTAELEAARQEAAR
- a CDS encoding sulfurtransferase; its protein translation is MSVLTAAAELLGRTGDVVLLDVRWALGRSDGRDRYLAGHLPGAVYVDLPTELAEGASPTAGRHPLPSVQALQSAARRWGISTGSRVVVYDATGGLAAARAWWLLRWGGLPDVTVLDGGLDAWTAAGGELVEGDVVPQPGDVVLTGGGMPVLTADEAAALPTAGGVLLDARAGERYRGEVEPVDPRAGHVPGAVSAPTTENLDRSGRFATAAVLTERFAALGVRPETAVGVYCGSGVTAAHEVAALAEAGIEAALWPGSWSEWSNDPDRPVATGP
- a CDS encoding sirohydrochlorin chelatase, which translates into the protein MNDHSQPVLVACAHGTRNPTGRRLIGQLALAARALRPGLTTTAAFVDVQPPTVVDVVRGLGESATPAVVVPLLLSGGFHVHVDIAGAVADHPSAVAARPLGPDGRLVGVLTDRLLAAGADRDDQATAIVLAAAGSSDPRSVQDVEDTAALLQRDWAGPVTTGYGSAAQPPVPDAVAAARAAGAQRVVVAAYLLAPGHFHDKLQGAGADCVTAPLLPDERIAAVLLDRYDAALTPAQ
- a CDS encoding SDR family oxidoreductase: MDLGLGGRGLLLTGASRGLGFATAQALVADGARVLLSSRSPESVDAAVASLGGAPAASGLAADLADPSAAEELVGAAVDRLGRVDGALISVGGPTPGSVLEVGEDAWRAGVESVLLGPLRLIRALVPHLSPDAAIGLVLSTSVRQPIGHLAVSNGLRPGLAMTTKALADELGPRGVRVFGLLPGTIATDRVTEVEAASGDPAGARARTEAAIPLRRVGRPEEFGAVAAFALSPAASYVTGTMLTVDGGITRAL